A single genomic interval of Elusimicrobiaceae bacterium harbors:
- the pilQ gene encoding type IV pilus secretin PilQ: protein MRKTIAVIMSVLFQAGLVAPLFAAEGAVRLEKIIATKDSVLIKTAAPVQYDTFSAKEPAKIVIELLNSELNSGLEKVVPVKGAGRFIRAVTVEQYQVKPIKICRVTLELNRNAAYNAVAKGNAVAVFLSDAPAEPRKAAEVQYGAGASKASFVDIMQNLPQDKINIDYDTADVRTVLSSMAEQVGFNIIFAEDVAGDVTMRLKNVPFKEAFCTILTVNSLNAQQMGNNILRVTTAQTVKSENATAAMVTRVFPLHYMRADEMKVLIGDVITAEGRKGKVTSNDPHNMLMVTDVPSGLDSIERLISQLDKRPVQVLIETKLVEVHLTDSLTLGIDWNAYGADQSTIGSQTGLNFYGSGDVQNQAYTGVTTTGLAYPYTTGNNIYTPLSNKTDEGGTGVNFPSVADEITGGAFRFGRIAGNMFLDVTINATAQKGKAKVLSDPKVATVNNKTAKINITTQIPYTTSETTNTNPTVTTTKVTYIDTGITLEVTPLVNDDGRITMKIKPTVSQKATSVAEATGGAPGVDTRSVETTIITRDGETIVIGGLIYDSDSNVLYKVPLLGDIPLLGWFFKKKVDARSRIELLIFVTPKIVAS from the coding sequence ATGAGAAAAACCATTGCGGTTATCATGTCGGTGCTTTTCCAGGCGGGGCTGGTTGCGCCTCTGTTCGCGGCGGAGGGCGCGGTCCGGCTTGAAAAGATTATCGCCACAAAAGACTCGGTGCTTATCAAAACCGCCGCGCCGGTGCAGTATGACACGTTCAGCGCGAAAGAGCCCGCCAAGATTGTGATCGAGCTGCTTAACAGCGAATTAAACAGCGGTTTGGAAAAAGTTGTTCCGGTGAAAGGCGCCGGAAGGTTCATCAGGGCGGTTACCGTGGAGCAGTATCAGGTGAAGCCCATAAAAATCTGCCGGGTCACGCTGGAGCTTAACCGGAATGCGGCTTACAATGCCGTGGCCAAGGGCAATGCCGTGGCGGTGTTTTTGAGCGATGCGCCGGCCGAGCCGAGAAAAGCTGCGGAAGTGCAATACGGGGCCGGCGCTTCAAAAGCGTCTTTCGTGGACATAATGCAGAATCTGCCGCAGGACAAAATCAATATTGATTATGACACCGCCGATGTGCGCACCGTGCTTTCCTCGATGGCCGAGCAGGTGGGCTTTAACATAATTTTCGCCGAGGATGTCGCGGGCGACGTGACAATGCGCCTTAAAAACGTGCCGTTTAAGGAGGCGTTCTGCACAATCCTGACCGTCAATAGCCTGAACGCGCAGCAGATGGGCAACAACATTCTGCGGGTGACCACGGCCCAGACCGTGAAGTCGGAGAACGCGACCGCCGCGATGGTGACCAGGGTGTTTCCGCTGCATTATATGCGGGCCGATGAAATGAAAGTGCTGATAGGAGATGTGATCACGGCGGAAGGCCGCAAGGGAAAGGTTACTTCAAACGATCCGCATAACATGCTGATGGTGACCGACGTGCCCAGCGGGCTGGACTCGATCGAGCGGCTGATTTCGCAGCTCGACAAGCGGCCCGTGCAGGTGCTTATCGAAACCAAACTGGTGGAAGTGCATCTGACCGACTCGCTCACGCTGGGCATTGACTGGAACGCCTACGGCGCCGACCAGTCCACGATCGGCAGCCAGACCGGCCTGAATTTCTACGGCAGCGGCGACGTGCAGAACCAGGCCTATACCGGCGTTACCACCACCGGGCTGGCCTACCCTTACACTACCGGCAACAATATCTACACGCCGCTGAGCAACAAAACCGACGAGGGCGGGACCGGCGTCAATTTCCCCAGCGTGGCCGATGAAATCACCGGCGGCGCGTTCCGGTTCGGGCGCATAGCGGGTAACATGTTTCTGGACGTGACGATCAACGCCACCGCGCAGAAAGGCAAAGCCAAGGTGCTGTCCGACCCGAAAGTCGCGACGGTAAACAACAAAACCGCGAAAATAAACATCACCACCCAGATCCCCTACACCACCAGCGAAACGACGAATACCAACCCGACCGTGACAACCACCAAAGTCACCTATATTGACACGGGCATCACGCTGGAAGTGACTCCGCTGGTAAACGACGACGGCAGAATAACAATGAAAATAAAGCCCACCGTCAGCCAGAAAGCCACTTCGGTGGCCGAGGCGACCGGCGGCGCGCCCGGCGTGGACACGCGGAGCGTGGAAACCACCATTATCACCCGCGACGGCGAAACCATCGTGATAGGCGGCCTGATTTACGATTCCGACTCCAACGTGCTTTATAAAGTCCCGCTGCTGGGCGATATTCCGCTGCTGGGCTGGTTCTTCAAGAAGAAAGTGGACGCCCGGTCGAGAATCGAGCTGCTTATTTTTGTCACGCCCAAAATCGTGGCGAGCTGA